In the genome of Cheilinus undulatus linkage group 6, ASM1832078v1, whole genome shotgun sequence, one region contains:
- the LOC121511203 gene encoding filaggrin-2-like, whose protein sequence is MKVGSEGDITSSEGHIPGSENITGSEGHITGSENITGSEGHIPGSENITGSEGHITGSGNITGSEGHIPGSENITGSKGHITGSENITGSEGHITGSENITGSEGHITGSGNITGSEGHIPGSENITGSEGHITGSENITGSKGHITGSENITGSEGHITGSENITGSEGHITGSENITGSEGHIPGSENITGSEGHIKGSDNITGPEGNITGSENITGYEGHIRGSEGHITGIALMATSQALRAILQPMRRPIKDSKDHVTGSEDITGSEGHITGSEGHIRGSEGHITGIVVHITCSEGHVTGSEDITGSEDITGSEAHITGIEVHITCFEGNIIGSKDHIKGFEGNITDFKGHIIGFEGQIKGSEGHITGFEGQIKGSDGHITGFEDHITGFEDHITGFEDHITGFEDHITGFEDHITGFEDHITGLDGHITGSEGHITGFEDHITGFEDHITGFEGHITGSEGHITGSEGHITGFDGHITGSEGHITGFEDHITGSEGYKSMDSANGTIEDCKRKK, encoded by the exons ATGAAAGTAGGCTCTGAGGGCGACATCACAAGCTCTGAGGGCCATATCCCAGGCTCTGAgaacatcacaggctctgagggccatatcacaggctctgagaacatcacaggctctgagggccatATCCCAGGCTCTGAgaacatcacaggctctgagggccatATCACAGGCTCTGGgaacatcacaggctctgagggccatATCCCAGGCTCTGAGAACATCACAGGCTCtaagggccacatcacaggctctgagaacatcacaggctctgagggccatatcacaggctctgagaacatcacaggctctgagggccatATCACAGGCTCTGGgaacatcacaggctctgagggccatATCCCAGGCTCTGAgaacatcacaggctctgagggccatATCACAGGCTCTGAGAACATCACAGGCTCTAAGGGCCATATCACAGGCTCTGAgaacatcacaggctctgagggccatatcacaggctctgagaacatcacaggctctgagggccatatcacaggctctgagaacatcacaggctctgagggccatATCCCAGGCTCTGAgaacatcacaggctctgagggccatATCAAAGGCTCTGACAACATCACAGGCCCTGAGGGCAATATCACAGGCTCTGAGAACATCACAGGCTATGAGGGCCATATCAgaggctctgagggccacatcacaggcatT gctctgatggccacatcacaggctttgAGGGCCATATTACAGCCTATGAGAAGACCCATCAAAGACTCTAAGGACCATGTCACAGGCTCTGAggacatcacaggctctgagggccatatcacaggctctgagggccatatcagaggctctgagggccacatcacaggcatTGTAGTTCACATTACATGTTCTGAGGGTCACGTCACAGGCTCTGAggacatcacaggctctgaggacatcacaggctctgaggccCACATCACAGGCATTGAGGTTCACATAACATGTTTTGAGGGCAACATCATTGGCTCTAAGGATCATATAAAAGGCTTTGAGGGCAACATCACAGACTTTAAGGGCCATATCATAGGATTTGAGGGCCAAATTAaaggctctgagggccacatcacaggatTTGAGGGCCAAATTAAAGGCTCTGatggccacatcacaggctttgAGGACCACATTACTGGCtttgaggaccacatcacaggctttgaggaccacatcactggctttgaggaccacatcacaggcttTGAGGACCACATTACTGGCtttgaggaccacatcacaggcCTTGATGGCCatatcacaggctctgagggccacatcacaggctttgAGGACCACATTACTGGCtttgaggaccacatcacaggctttgagggccacatcactggctctgagggccacatcacaggctctgagggccacatcactggCTTTGATGGCCACATtacaggctctgagggccacatcactggctttgaggaccacatcactggcTCTGAGGGCTACAAAAGCATGGATAGTGCCAATGGCACAATTGAGGACTGCAAGAGGAAAAAGTAA